From one Conexibacter woesei Iso977N genomic stretch:
- the rsmD gene encoding 16S rRNA (guanine(966)-N(2))-methyltransferase RsmD has translation MRVVAGTLGGRRFDAPPGQDTRPTSDRVREALFSALGDIHDARVLDLFAGSGALAIEALSRGAAQAVLVENDARAAAVIQGNLKALDLPQERAQVRRRDALRVLRDASDVGESYDLVFLDPPYRLATGLGPELAPALTPLLAPGARVIGESDRRTPLDLPGYSTTFERRYGDTLLRIHTA, from the coding sequence ATGAGAGTCGTCGCCGGCACCCTCGGCGGTCGCCGTTTCGACGCGCCGCCCGGCCAGGACACGCGTCCGACGTCGGACCGCGTGCGCGAGGCGCTCTTCTCCGCGCTCGGCGACATCCACGACGCGCGCGTCCTCGACCTCTTCGCCGGCTCCGGCGCGCTGGCGATCGAGGCGCTCTCGCGCGGTGCGGCACAGGCGGTCCTGGTGGAGAACGACGCCCGCGCGGCCGCCGTCATCCAAGGCAATTTGAAGGCCTTGGACCTCCCGCAGGAACGCGCCCAGGTGCGTCGCCGCGACGCCCTCCGGGTACTGCGCGACGCATCCGACGTGGGCGAGTCATACGATCTCGTCTTCCTTGACCCTCCGTACCGGCTCGCGACCGGGCTCGGACCGGAGCTGGCGCCCGCGCTCACTCCGCTTCTGGCCCCCGGCGCGCGCGTGATCGGGGAGAGCGACCGGCGCACGCCGCTCGACCTTCCCGGCTACAGCACGACGTTCGAACGCCGTTACGGCGACACCCTCCTTCGCATCCACACCGCATGA
- a CDS encoding TetR/AcrR family transcriptional regulator, whose translation MPRPSRQGEILDAALAVFAEHGYDAARVRQIAARAGVSDAALYRHYPSKEAVAADLFATHMRRTAEAFATIAGDTTLSVEERVKALARQNLTERNEQPNAHAFVLGHQHRFLSALPADFPYPIRILDALLQEGQRDGTVVDGPVRVLSALVLGCLNWPVITAQHARAGAIDLTDPGTAGLIADGAWAAVAAQRPR comes from the coding sequence GTGCCGCGCCCGTCACGCCAGGGCGAGATCCTCGACGCCGCGCTCGCGGTCTTCGCCGAGCACGGCTACGACGCCGCGCGCGTCAGGCAGATCGCGGCGCGCGCCGGGGTCAGCGACGCAGCGCTGTACCGCCACTACCCATCCAAGGAGGCGGTCGCCGCCGACCTCTTCGCGACCCACATGCGGCGGACCGCCGAGGCGTTCGCAACGATCGCCGGCGACACCACGCTGAGCGTCGAGGAGCGCGTGAAGGCGCTCGCCCGCCAGAACCTCACCGAGCGCAACGAGCAACCCAATGCCCATGCCTTCGTGCTGGGCCACCAGCATCGCTTCCTCTCCGCCCTGCCCGCCGACTTCCCCTACCCCATCCGGATCCTCGACGCCCTCCTCCAGGAGGGACAACGGGACGGGACCGTCGTCGACGGCCCCGTCCGCGTCCTCTCAGCCCTCGTCCTCGGGTGCCTGAACTGGCCGGTCATCACCGCCCAGCACGCGCGCGCCGGCGCGATCGACCTCACCGACCCCGGCACCGCCGGCCTGATCGCCGACGGTGCCTGGGCCGCGGTGGCGGCGCAGCGACCGCGCTAG
- a CDS encoding MBL fold metallo-hydrolase produces MLGPLPIHAWLVEAGDRLILVDSGETAGVRDAPFARFRVTAADEIDKQVEAAGFAVGDLDMVVLTHVHGDHADGVPRLGDARVVISREEAKVIRSAEARLARRITGQPLPDGFAPEAIDLDDGPVGGFARSKAIAGGVHVVATPGHTAGHVSVLVDQGDHHVLLAGDVAYDEAQLRAVQVDGVSPKAGVARNTMNMVLGHAARHPTVFLPSHDRESAARLEATVTL; encoded by the coding sequence ATGCTCGGGCCACTGCCGATCCACGCGTGGCTGGTCGAGGCGGGCGACCGGTTGATCCTCGTCGACAGCGGCGAGACCGCGGGTGTGAGGGACGCGCCGTTCGCGCGGTTCCGGGTGACGGCGGCGGATGAGATCGACAAGCAGGTCGAGGCCGCCGGCTTCGCGGTCGGCGACCTCGACATGGTGGTGTTGACCCATGTCCATGGCGATCACGCCGACGGCGTCCCGCGGCTGGGCGACGCGCGGGTCGTGATCTCGCGCGAGGAGGCGAAGGTGATCCGGTCGGCGGAGGCGCGGCTCGCGCGGCGGATCACGGGCCAGCCGCTGCCCGACGGCTTCGCGCCCGAGGCGATCGACCTCGACGACGGGCCGGTCGGCGGCTTCGCGCGCAGCAAGGCGATCGCCGGCGGCGTGCACGTCGTCGCGACGCCGGGCCACACCGCCGGGCACGTGTCGGTCCTGGTCGACCAGGGCGACCACCACGTCCTACTCGCGGGCGACGTCGCCTACGACGAGGCGCAGCTGCGCGCGGTCCAGGTCGACGGCGTGAGCCCGAAGGCGGGCGTCGCGCGCAACACCATGAACATGGTGCTGGGTCACGCGGCGAGGCATCCGACGGTGTTCCTCCCCAGCCACGACCGCGAGTCCGCGGCGCGGCTGGAAGCGACGGTGACGCTCTAA
- a CDS encoding serine/threonine-protein kinase gives MPALSQQQVDLPPRYRVVRHIANGGMATVWAAEDSLLERLVAVKVLAAGYAEDDAARRRFTREARAAARVSDHANVVTIFDIGEHDGTAFIVMEHFAGGTVADRLRGDGVIPVPLALRWLRETAGALDAAHAADIVHRDVKPGNLLLDENGKLGVGDFGIASLAGETQVTIAGQVLGTAAYLSPEQARGRAATPASDRFSLAVVAYELLCGRRPFVGDTAIAQARARVESDPITLTGHSPAAADALRWGLSRAPEDRPESASAFVDALEDALGPAAAPTGQMATTRRASGAESAPTRVARGSSGRDDAPTRRVSGPEWNDRENGRFARDRTPVAVPVPAAAGAEAGFRREPVARPRNPHRKAFMLAALTVGCIVVGAGAALIGDNGNDGGRAQAAPHATASKSQGAPSGDAVQRAAASEPSSSAPAATPSSATPAPTTTTASPASSDSRSPAELNNTGYAMLPGNPAAAVPLIRKAVDTFRSEGQTKSTDYVYSLYNLGWALRLAGRPADAIPYLQERLKLSSYKRGIVEQELKTAQAAAGQTPAKQHGPAKKPHPKHNAAGPGGFPGNG, from the coding sequence ATGCCCGCCCTCTCGCAGCAGCAGGTCGACCTGCCTCCGCGCTACCGGGTCGTGCGCCACATCGCCAACGGCGGCATGGCCACGGTCTGGGCGGCCGAGGACTCCCTGCTGGAGCGCCTGGTCGCGGTGAAGGTGCTGGCAGCCGGTTACGCCGAGGACGACGCGGCGCGCCGCCGGTTCACGCGCGAGGCCCGCGCGGCCGCGCGGGTCAGCGACCACGCCAACGTCGTGACGATCTTCGACATCGGCGAGCACGACGGCACGGCGTTCATCGTCATGGAGCACTTCGCGGGCGGGACGGTCGCCGATCGTCTGCGTGGGGACGGCGTGATCCCGGTCCCGCTGGCGCTGCGCTGGCTGCGCGAGACCGCGGGTGCGCTGGATGCCGCGCACGCGGCGGACATCGTCCACCGCGACGTCAAGCCGGGCAACCTGCTGCTGGACGAGAACGGCAAGCTCGGCGTCGGGGACTTCGGGATCGCCTCGCTCGCGGGCGAGACGCAGGTGACGATCGCGGGCCAGGTGCTCGGGACCGCCGCGTACCTGTCGCCCGAGCAGGCGCGCGGCCGCGCCGCGACGCCGGCGTCGGACCGGTTCTCGCTGGCCGTCGTCGCCTACGAGCTGCTGTGCGGGAGGCGCCCGTTCGTCGGCGACACCGCGATCGCCCAGGCCCGCGCGCGGGTCGAGAGCGACCCCATCACCTTGACCGGCCACTCGCCCGCGGCCGCCGACGCCCTGCGCTGGGGCCTGTCGCGCGCGCCCGAGGACCGGCCGGAGTCGGCGAGCGCGTTCGTCGACGCGCTGGAGGACGCGCTCGGCCCGGCGGCCGCGCCGACGGGCCAGATGGCCACGACGCGCCGCGCCTCCGGAGCGGAGTCCGCGCCGACGCGCGTGGCGCGCGGCTCCTCCGGGCGCGACGACGCGCCGACGCGCCGCGTCTCCGGACCGGAGTGGAACGACCGCGAGAACGGACGCTTCGCGCGCGACCGCACGCCGGTCGCCGTCCCGGTGCCGGCTGCGGCGGGCGCCGAGGCCGGGTTCCGCAGGGAGCCGGTCGCGAGGCCGCGCAACCCGCATCGCAAGGCCTTCATGTTGGCGGCGCTGACCGTCGGCTGCATCGTCGTGGGCGCCGGTGCCGCGCTGATCGGCGACAACGGCAACGACGGCGGCAGGGCGCAGGCGGCGCCGCACGCGACCGCGTCGAAGTCGCAGGGCGCGCCGAGCGGCGACGCCGTGCAGCGCGCGGCGGCCAGCGAGCCGTCGTCTTCGGCGCCCGCCGCCACGCCGAGCTCCGCGACGCCCGCGCCGACGACGACCACCGCGTCGCCCGCCTCGTCGGACTCCCGCTCCCCCGCCGAGCTCAACAACACCGGCTACGCGATGCTGCCCGGCAACCCGGCCGCCGCGGTCCCGCTGATCCGGAAGGCCGTCGACACGTTCCGGTCCGAGGGCCAGACCAAGTCCACCGACTACGTCTACTCCCTCTACAACCTGGGCTGGGCCCTCCGCCTCGCCGGCCGCCCCGCGGACGCGATCCCGTATCTGCAGGAGCGCCTGAAGCTCTCCAGCTACAAGCGCGGGATCGTCGAGCAGGAGCTCAAGACCGCGCAGGCCGCCGCCGGCCAGACGCCCGCCAAGCAGCACGGCCCGGCGAAGAAGCCGCACCCGAAGCACAACGCCGCCGGTCCCGGCGGCTTCCCCGGCAACGGCTGA
- the rpmB gene encoding 50S ribosomal protein L28 — MSKVCHSCGRGPAFGQSRSHSMRATKRRFDPNLQKVRILVGAAPRRVYVCTRCLRAGKVTKAV; from the coding sequence ATGTCGAAGGTTTGCCACAGCTGCGGGCGCGGTCCCGCTTTCGGACAGAGCCGCAGCCACTCGATGCGCGCCACCAAGCGGCGCTTCGATCCGAACCTCCAGAAGGTCCGGATCCTCGTTGGCGCCGCCCCGCGTCGCGTGTACGTCTGCACGCGCTGCCTCAGGGCCGGCAAGGTCACCAAGGCCGTCTAG
- a CDS encoding DAK2 domain-containing protein, translating into MSDPSLVRFRVAVQGALAHLESRRQEINDLNVFPVADGDTGDNMALTLRAVLAELDRLEAEAGDRTVDEIGRDEIVQTVARAALLGARGNSGVILSQLIRGAAEELVSRPGELVDPVLLGAAFANAAQRAYASVRAPAEGTMLTVMRDMATSIAHDLAHLPEDQRRLASADPEAQNAMIGAALERAIVAGEASVKRGPELLPALREAGVVDAGGYGVIIIFAGIVAALKGEAPELDHYAAARVSHPEHDSETYRYCTNFAVTGNGLDAQNFVGKLEDIGDSVLVVGDDATLKVHVHTDDPEQATLVFDGAGEVSRLDVADMHAQVVERAERLESANGNGHGAAAHGEAGPETRCGVLAVVRGDGLTALFESLGARVLDGGPTLNPSTMEILAGIHDVPAEEVVVLPNSPNVFMAAERAAELSDKKVRVVASRSQQAGLAAAFALNADRSADDNAAAMQEALDAVRTGGVAPAARQDPEGRFTIGDAVGYVGDDLVAWGEPDKTLQIVLGQLSADAELVTCIEGEGAPLDGNAVAALAPAGVELELEDGGQPSWWWLLAAE; encoded by the coding sequence GTGTCCGACCCGAGTCTCGTCCGTTTCCGCGTGGCGGTCCAGGGTGCGCTTGCGCACCTGGAGTCCCGCCGCCAGGAGATCAACGACCTCAACGTCTTCCCGGTCGCCGACGGCGACACCGGCGACAACATGGCGCTCACGCTGCGCGCCGTGCTCGCCGAGCTGGACCGCCTCGAGGCCGAGGCCGGCGACCGCACGGTCGACGAGATCGGCCGCGACGAGATCGTCCAGACCGTCGCCCGCGCCGCCCTGCTGGGCGCACGCGGCAACTCCGGCGTCATCCTCTCCCAGCTGATCCGCGGCGCCGCCGAGGAGCTGGTCTCGCGCCCCGGCGAGCTGGTCGATCCTGTCCTGCTCGGCGCCGCGTTCGCGAACGCCGCCCAGCGCGCCTACGCGTCGGTCCGCGCGCCCGCCGAGGGCACGATGCTGACCGTCATGCGCGACATGGCGACCTCGATCGCCCACGACCTCGCGCACCTGCCCGAGGACCAGCGCCGGCTCGCGTCCGCCGATCCCGAGGCCCAGAACGCGATGATCGGCGCCGCCCTGGAGCGCGCGATCGTCGCCGGCGAGGCGTCGGTCAAGCGCGGCCCCGAGCTGCTGCCCGCGCTGCGCGAGGCGGGCGTCGTCGACGCCGGCGGCTACGGCGTCATCATCATCTTCGCGGGGATCGTCGCCGCCCTGAAGGGCGAGGCGCCCGAGCTCGACCACTACGCGGCCGCGCGCGTCTCGCACCCCGAGCACGACTCCGAGACCTACCGCTACTGCACGAACTTCGCGGTCACCGGCAACGGCCTGGACGCGCAGAACTTCGTCGGCAAGCTCGAGGACATCGGCGACTCGGTGCTCGTCGTCGGCGACGACGCGACGCTGAAGGTCCACGTCCACACCGACGACCCCGAGCAGGCGACGCTCGTCTTCGACGGCGCCGGCGAGGTCAGCCGCCTCGACGTCGCCGACATGCACGCGCAGGTCGTCGAGCGCGCCGAGCGCCTGGAGTCGGCCAACGGCAACGGCCACGGTGCTGCAGCGCACGGCGAGGCGGGGCCGGAGACGAGATGTGGCGTCCTCGCGGTCGTCCGCGGCGACGGCCTGACCGCGCTGTTCGAGTCCCTCGGCGCGCGCGTCCTCGACGGCGGCCCGACGCTCAACCCCTCCACGATGGAGATCCTCGCGGGCATCCACGACGTCCCCGCCGAGGAGGTCGTCGTCCTGCCCAACAGCCCCAACGTCTTCATGGCCGCCGAGCGTGCCGCCGAGCTGAGCGACAAGAAGGTCCGGGTCGTCGCGTCGCGCTCGCAGCAGGCCGGCCTGGCCGCCGCGTTCGCGCTCAACGCCGACCGCTCCGCCGACGACAACGCCGCCGCGATGCAGGAGGCGCTCGACGCGGTCCGGACCGGCGGCGTCGCGCCCGCCGCGCGCCAGGATCCCGAAGGCCGCTTCACGATCGGCGACGCCGTCGGCTACGTCGGCGACGACCTCGTCGCGTGGGGCGAGCCCGACAAGACGCTGCAGATCGTCCTCGGGCAGTTGAGCGCCGACGCCGAGCTGGTCACCTGCATCGAGGGCGAGGGCGCGCCGCTGGACGGGAACGCCGTCGCGGCGCTCGCGCCCGCCGGTGTCGAGCTCGAGCTCGAGGACGGCGGTCAGCCGTCCTGGTGGTGGCTGCTCGCCGCTGAGTAG
- the coaD gene encoding pantetheine-phosphate adenylyltransferase: MTDEKRIAVCPGSYDPITNGHLDIITRTAAQFDEVVVAVVNVSVRKNQPIFGIEERLSFINEATGHLGNVRAEPFSVLVVDFARTIGARTIVKGLRAISDFEYELEMGQLNRMQAPDVDTLYLMASPQYSFLSSSGVKELATFGGDIDSLVPERVARRLKEELTR; encoded by the coding sequence ATGACCGACGAGAAGCGCATCGCCGTCTGCCCCGGCAGCTACGACCCGATCACCAACGGGCACCTGGACATCATCACGCGCACCGCCGCGCAGTTCGACGAGGTCGTCGTGGCCGTCGTGAACGTCTCGGTGCGCAAGAACCAGCCGATCTTCGGGATCGAGGAGCGGCTGTCGTTCATCAACGAGGCGACCGGGCACCTCGGCAACGTCCGGGCCGAGCCGTTCAGCGTGCTCGTGGTCGACTTCGCGAGGACGATCGGGGCCCGGACGATCGTCAAGGGCCTGCGCGCGATCTCCGACTTCGAGTACGAGCTGGAGATGGGTCAGCTCAACCGGATGCAGGCTCCCGACGTGGACACGCTCTACCTCATGGCCAGCCCGCAGTACAGTTTCCTCAGCTCCTCAGGAGTCAAGGAGCTCGCCACGTTCGGCGGTGACATCGACAGCCTCGTGCCGGAGCGCGTCGCACGCCGCCTGAAGGAAGAGCTCACCCGATGA
- a CDS encoding acylphosphatase, whose amino-acid sequence MTVARRLIVTGRVQGVNFRGWAQSHAGARQVDGWAENRNDGSVEVFLQGDADAVAAVERAVGEGPSHARVDALAGEDAAVRDDLAGFARR is encoded by the coding sequence ATGACCGTCGCCCGCCGTCTCATCGTGACCGGCCGCGTCCAGGGCGTCAACTTCCGTGGCTGGGCCCAATCGCACGCGGGCGCGCGCCAGGTCGACGGCTGGGCCGAGAACCGCAACGACGGCTCCGTCGAGGTCTTCCTCCAGGGCGACGCCGACGCGGTCGCCGCCGTCGAGCGCGCGGTCGGCGAGGGCCCATCCCACGCGCGCGTCGACGCGCTGGCCGGCGAGGACGCCGCGGTGCGCGACGACCTCGCCGGCTTCGCCCGGCGGTGA
- a CDS encoding ATP-dependent DNA helicase RecG produces the protein MSEAPAFGPGLTPPLGFAEARELTAEELWRAPVRTPKPSRLAQELDIKNPTAAGGAEALGLLTVGDLLQHLPRATGEARTIAQLQVDEVATVLVEVKSITSRPVRRRGMKPLVEATVSDGTGIMRATFFNQPWLSAQYAPPTRLMLSGKYQDRNRFRVNAHAKTDAVAAVGSEAAQYPATKGINSTQILALVQEHRHKVHDFTDPLPLRLRLANGLPDRATALAAAHFGPDMEGGRRRLAFDELLIDQIVQLRLRQERRADIHAAPLADAPSLSAEWRATALPFTPTGDQVNAMDEVDEDLARERPMQRLLMGEVGSGKTVVALHTMLRAVEHGGQAALMAPTETLAEQHFATLQSLMPGSMISAALLTGSTTTARRRETLARLASGELKLVVGTHALIEDDVAFANLMVAVVDEQHRFGVRQRAALDAKAPKGLVPHLLHMTATPIPRTLRLANFGALDVTALRELPRGRQPITTHVCSTEAERHRAYERIREELRAGRQAFVVCPLVSESEALNARAATAEYERLKTGELRDYEVVLLHGQMRPAEKQAAMERFAAGAAHVLVATTVIEVGIDVPNATIMLVEDADRYGISQLHQLRGRVGRGEHASLCLLFGPRESKRLQALAMNGDGFRLAEIDLELRGEGELTGTRQSGMARFRFARLPDDAAVLERAFAVAEDLLRADPELQEPQHELLRAELARAEAAPVAA, from the coding sequence GTGAGCGAGGCGCCCGCGTTCGGACCCGGCCTCACCCCGCCGCTGGGCTTCGCGGAAGCGCGCGAGCTCACCGCCGAGGAGCTCTGGCGTGCGCCCGTCCGGACGCCGAAGCCCTCGCGTCTGGCCCAGGAGCTGGACATCAAGAACCCGACCGCCGCGGGCGGCGCCGAGGCGCTGGGCCTGCTGACCGTCGGCGACCTGCTCCAGCACCTGCCGCGCGCGACCGGCGAGGCGCGGACGATCGCCCAGCTTCAGGTCGACGAGGTCGCCACCGTGCTCGTCGAGGTCAAATCGATCACCTCGCGCCCGGTCCGCCGCCGTGGGATGAAGCCGCTCGTCGAGGCGACGGTCTCCGACGGCACCGGGATCATGAGGGCCACGTTCTTCAACCAGCCGTGGCTGTCGGCCCAGTACGCGCCGCCGACGCGGCTGATGCTGTCCGGCAAGTACCAGGACCGCAACCGCTTCCGCGTCAACGCCCACGCCAAGACCGACGCGGTCGCGGCGGTCGGCTCGGAGGCCGCGCAGTACCCGGCGACCAAGGGCATCAACTCGACCCAGATCCTTGCGCTGGTGCAGGAGCACCGACACAAGGTGCATGACTTCACCGACCCGCTGCCGCTGAGGCTGCGCCTCGCCAACGGGCTGCCCGACCGGGCGACCGCGCTGGCCGCCGCGCACTTCGGGCCGGACATGGAGGGCGGCCGCCGGCGCCTGGCGTTCGACGAGCTGCTGATCGACCAGATCGTCCAGCTGCGCCTGCGCCAGGAGCGGCGCGCCGACATCCACGCGGCGCCGCTCGCGGACGCGCCGTCGCTCTCCGCCGAGTGGCGCGCGACCGCGCTGCCGTTCACGCCGACCGGCGACCAGGTCAACGCGATGGACGAGGTCGACGAGGATCTCGCCCGCGAGCGCCCGATGCAGCGGCTGCTGATGGGGGAGGTCGGGTCCGGCAAGACCGTCGTGGCGTTGCACACCATGTTGCGCGCGGTCGAGCACGGCGGCCAGGCCGCGCTGATGGCGCCGACCGAGACGCTCGCCGAGCAGCACTTCGCGACGCTCCAGTCGCTGATGCCGGGCTCGATGATCTCCGCCGCGCTGCTGACGGGATCGACGACCACCGCGCGCCGCCGCGAGACGCTGGCGCGACTCGCATCCGGCGAGCTGAAGCTCGTCGTCGGCACCCACGCGCTGATCGAGGACGACGTCGCGTTCGCCAACCTGATGGTCGCCGTCGTCGACGAGCAGCACCGCTTCGGCGTCCGCCAGCGCGCGGCGCTCGACGCGAAGGCGCCGAAGGGCCTCGTCCCGCACCTCCTGCACATGACCGCGACGCCGATCCCGCGCACGCTGCGCCTGGCGAACTTCGGCGCGCTCGACGTCACCGCGCTGCGCGAGCTGCCGCGCGGGCGCCAGCCGATCACCACGCACGTGTGCTCCACCGAGGCCGAGCGCCACCGCGCCTACGAGCGGATCCGCGAGGAGCTGCGCGCCGGGCGCCAGGCGTTCGTCGTCTGCCCGCTGGTGAGCGAGTCCGAGGCCCTCAACGCCCGCGCCGCCACCGCCGAGTACGAGCGGCTGAAGACCGGCGAGCTCAGGGACTACGAGGTCGTCCTCCTCCACGGCCAGATGCGCCCCGCCGAGAAGCAGGCGGCGATGGAGCGCTTCGCGGCCGGCGCGGCGCACGTCCTGGTCGCGACGACGGTCATCGAGGTCGGGATCGACGTCCCCAACGCCACGATCATGCTCGTCGAGGACGCCGACCGCTACGGGATCTCCCAGCTGCACCAGCTGCGCGGGCGCGTCGGCCGCGGCGAGCACGCGTCGCTGTGCCTGCTCTTCGGCCCGCGCGAGTCCAAGCGCCTGCAGGCGCTGGCGATGAACGGCGACGGCTTCCGGCTGGCCGAGATCGACCTCGAGCTGCGCGGCGAGGGCGAGCTGACCGGCACGCGCCAGTCCGGCATGGCGCGCTTCCGCTTCGCCCGGCTGCCCGACGACGCCGCGGTCCTGGAGCGCGCGTTCGCGGTCGCCGAGGACCTCCTGCGCGCCGATCCGGAGCTGCAAGAACCCCAACATGAGCTTCTGCGCGCCGAGCTGGCGCGCGCCGAGGCCGCACCGGTCGCCGCATGA
- a CDS encoding macro domain-containing protein produces the protein MDIEVLDTDITTLAVDAIANAANTRLLHGGGVAGAIARAAGPALDAESRDAAPISLGSAVATTAGDMPSRWVIHAATMELGGPTSAAIIRDCTAATLACAESLGASSLALVAFGTGVGGFPLAEAARIEAEEVRRHLASGTSSLQRVVFAVRGPDAVAAFTDALAA, from the coding sequence ATGGACATCGAGGTCCTCGACACCGACATCACGACGCTGGCGGTCGACGCGATCGCCAACGCGGCGAACACGCGGCTGCTGCACGGCGGCGGCGTGGCTGGGGCGATCGCGCGGGCCGCTGGGCCTGCGCTGGATGCCGAGTCGCGCGACGCCGCTCCGATCTCGCTCGGCTCCGCGGTGGCGACCACCGCGGGGGACATGCCGTCGCGCTGGGTCATCCACGCGGCGACGATGGAGCTGGGTGGGCCGACGAGCGCCGCGATCATCCGCGACTGCACGGCGGCGACCCTGGCGTGCGCCGAGTCGCTCGGCGCGTCGTCGTTGGCGCTCGTCGCCTTCGGGACCGGTGTCGGCGGCTTCCCGCTGGCCGAGGCGGCGCGCATCGAGGCCGAGGAGGTCCGGCGCCACCTCGCGTCCGGAACGTCGTCGCTTCAGCGCGTCGTGTTCGCGGTGCGCGGGCCCGACGCGGTCGCCGCGTTCACCGACGCGCTCGCCGCATGA
- a CDS encoding LmbU family transcriptional regulator → MASTDGLQVTRDERQTDGDGGASCLPKRRPIRPTNTGMRFDPLLPFESWSAIGAKIGAHANASAWWLGDWIAFGRVKYGRRYKEALSVTGLDYQTLRNYAAVARRFEPSRRRADLSFQHHAELSALPDELQDRWLAAAVAGGWSKAELRRRVREAVAPTARCDAPRTIRLSVPASREQRWRDAAEQTRSDFAAWAAKILDDAAGAVLDESGPGEEPGRVVL, encoded by the coding sequence ATGGCATCCACCGACGGGTTGCAGGTCACCCGGGACGAGCGGCAGACGGACGGTGACGGAGGGGCGTCGTGCCTCCCGAAGCGGCGGCCGATCAGGCCGACCAACACCGGCATGCGCTTCGACCCGTTGCTGCCGTTCGAGTCGTGGAGCGCGATCGGGGCGAAGATCGGGGCGCACGCGAACGCCAGCGCCTGGTGGCTCGGCGACTGGATCGCCTTCGGTCGCGTGAAGTACGGGCGGCGCTACAAGGAGGCGCTCAGCGTGACCGGGCTGGACTACCAGACCCTGCGCAACTACGCGGCCGTCGCCCGGCGCTTCGAGCCGTCTCGCCGCCGAGCGGACCTCAGCTTCCAGCACCATGCCGAGCTCTCGGCGCTGCCCGACGAGCTCCAGGACCGCTGGCTCGCCGCGGCGGTCGCCGGCGGCTGGTCGAAGGCCGAGCTCCGCCGTCGCGTGCGTGAGGCCGTCGCGCCCACGGCCCGATGCGACGCGCCACGGACGATCCGCCTCTCCGTCCCCGCGAGCCGGGAACAGCGGTGGCGCGACGCGGCCGAGCAGACGCGCAGCGACTTCGCCGCCTGGGCGGCGAAGATCCTCGACGACGCGGCAGGCGCCGTCCTCGACGAGAGCGGGCCCGGCGAGGAGCCCGGTCGCGTCGTGCTCTGA